The window GTTGATTATCGAACTCGTTCTTCCAAGTGTGCGTCGGCACTCACTCACAGATGTGCGCGGTTGCAAAATGCGATCGAAGTGCTCGCGAATGGGCTTCCTGTCCGGCTTTCGCCCCTCCGGCGTCAAAATCGCGACACGTTGTTGGCGCGAAAATCGGTGCGGGGCGGAGTATGGGTTCGCGAGGATTTTCGGGTTATGCGTGCGCCTGTTCGCAAGGGCATTTCATCGGTGCGCCGACGTGGCTGCAGCGTTAACGCGCTCGCCGTTAGCGTTAACACCGGGTTAACGGATTTCCGGCAATGATGGTTCTAAGCGCACGTTTCGTGCCGGGAGTATCTTTTATGTACCGCGTCGCTCTCGCCGGGCTGGTGACCGCTCTTGCCGGTTGCAGTCTCGGTTCGTCCTCGATCTCTTCCGGATTTGCTGAATCCGAAACGACAACAGCTTCGCTCAGTTCACCCGGTTTCGGGTCCACGGCATCCGCGAAAAGCGTTGGCTTGGGCGGCGAGCCGTCCCGGCCGCGCACGACGAAGGTTGCGGCACTCGACAAGGCACCGAATGGCTCGTTCGAACGGGCGGAACCCGGCACGCTTTCGGACCGCGACTACTCGCGCACGGCGCTCAATGCGGAAATGGCGCGAGACGTCATCAATGCCTATCGCAAAAAGAATAAGTTGAAGCCCCTGCGCCTCAATCCGGAACTGACCGAAGCCGCAAAAGCGCACTCGCGCGATCTTGCGAAGTGGGATCGCATTTCGCACTACGGCTCCGACGGATCGAACCCTTGGGATCGTGTAAAGCGCGCT is drawn from Hyphomicrobium methylovorum and contains these coding sequences:
- a CDS encoding CAP domain-containing protein; the encoded protein is MYRVALAGLVTALAGCSLGSSSISSGFAESETTTASLSSPGFGSTASAKSVGLGGEPSRPRTTKVAALDKAPNGSFERAEPGTLSDRDYSRTALNAEMARDVINAYRKKNKLKPLRLNPELTEAAKAHSRDLAKWDRISHYGSDGSNPWDRVKRAGYNARLTAENVGTGQVNFNEVMRGWEESPGHNKNLLTPDAVHMGIALVQDPKTEFKSFWTLVVGAPM